Proteins encoded by one window of Spirochaetaceae bacterium:
- a CDS encoding VWA domain-containing protein, whose product MKFEYLKWDESLAAALQNFSNLMNLFNFLLLQASGDVDKVLEWMKYLQRRGFIDERFDLDEFREQLEHQAIIARDGDGFSLTARGEQQIRKESLKLIFNNLQKGGFGQHRTPHTGDGGERLPETRPYRFGDPITQIDAFATINNAVKRGGVDDISLGEQDFEVFDTEHNSSCATVLLIDLSHSMILYGEDRITPAKQVALALYELITSQFPKDSLHVAYFGDDARMIEVRDIPYLKVGPFHTNTKAGLQLAQQVLRNQKHPNKQVFMITDGKPSAIFENGRLYKNSFGLDPKIVNQTLEEAAACKRQGIVITTFMVTEDPYLVQFVEELSRVNSGRAYYSSLDNLGNYIFADYAKNRRRNVR is encoded by the coding sequence ATGAAGTTCGAGTACCTGAAGTGGGATGAATCGCTGGCCGCCGCGTTGCAGAACTTCTCCAACCTCATGAACCTGTTCAACTTCCTGCTGCTGCAGGCGAGCGGCGACGTGGACAAGGTGCTGGAGTGGATGAAGTACCTGCAGCGCCGCGGCTTCATCGACGAGCGCTTCGACCTGGACGAGTTCCGCGAGCAGTTGGAGCACCAGGCGATCATCGCCCGCGACGGCGACGGCTTCTCGCTCACCGCCCGCGGCGAGCAGCAGATCCGCAAGGAGTCGCTGAAGCTGATCTTCAACAACCTGCAGAAGGGCGGCTTCGGCCAGCACCGCACGCCGCACACCGGCGACGGGGGCGAACGCCTGCCGGAGACGCGCCCCTACCGGTTCGGCGACCCGATCACCCAGATCGACGCCTTTGCCACCATCAACAACGCGGTCAAGCGCGGCGGCGTGGACGACATCTCACTCGGCGAGCAGGACTTCGAGGTGTTCGACACCGAGCACAACTCGTCCTGCGCCACGGTGCTGCTGATCGACCTGAGCCACAGCATGATCCTGTACGGCGAGGATCGCATCACCCCGGCCAAGCAGGTGGCGCTTGCCCTGTACGAGCTGATCACCTCGCAGTTTCCGAAGGACAGCCTGCACGTGGCCTACTTCGGCGACGACGCGCGCATGATCGAGGTGCGCGACATCCCCTACCTGAAGGTGGGGCCGTTCCACACCAACACCAAGGCGGGCCTGCAGCTCGCCCAGCAGGTGCTGCGCAACCAGAAGCACCCCAACAAGCAGGTGTTCATGATCACCGACGGCAAGCCGTCCGCCATCTTCGAGAATGGCCGCCTGTACAAGAACTCGTTCGGCCTCGACCCCAAGATCGTCAACCAGACCCTCGAGGAGGCCGCCGCCTGCAAGCGGCAGGGCATCGTGATCACCACCTTCATGGTCACCGAGGACCCCTACCTGGTGCAGTTCGTGGAGGAGCTGTCGCGCGTCAACAGCGGGCGCGCCTACTACTCGTCGCTCGACAACCTCGGCAACTACATCTTCGCCGACTACGCCAAGAACCGCCGCCGCAACGTCCGCTGA
- a CDS encoding sigma 54-interacting transcriptional regulator, which yields MSHSTSTRILPDAPRPELLPRTLAALRILGYPEERTVKEEMRDNLLRMLRDGAEVGDLFPGILGYEKTVLPGLVNAILSRHDFILLGLRGQAKTRILRSLVRFLDQRIPAIEGSDLNENPFRPITSQGRQIVAEHGDDTPIRWIEPEERYQEKLATPDVTIADLIGDVDPIKAATQRLSYADQGVIHYGIVPRTNRGIFAINEVPDLPPRIQVGLLNILEEKDFQIRGFPLRIPLDICMVFSANPEDYTNRGNIISPLKDRIDSQIITHYPADMEHALAITRQEAWESRNGSARIEIPEYFRELIEDVAFEARGSEFVDQKSGVSARMTIALLENVVSNVERRCLRHGESVAYPRLSDLHMALPAITGKLELVYEGEQEGPALVARKIIGQAVRRTFRRYFPKPDVKVRDGKEGKSGEEESDGSSTYAPIVKWFSDGNTVETADELGYADYAQRLAQVDGLRDLAVAGLKIGAAEEAGLAMELVLEGLHQHSMISKRDLDSTTSYRDMLKAMFDQMSDEDRD from the coding sequence TTGAGCCATTCCACTTCAACCCGAATTCTACCGGACGCCCCGCGTCCCGAACTGCTGCCGCGTACCCTGGCCGCGTTGCGCATCCTCGGCTACCCCGAGGAACGCACCGTCAAGGAGGAGATGCGCGACAACCTGCTGCGCATGCTGCGCGACGGCGCCGAGGTCGGCGATCTGTTTCCCGGCATCCTCGGTTACGAGAAGACCGTGCTGCCGGGCCTGGTGAACGCCATCCTGTCGCGCCACGACTTCATCCTGCTGGGGTTGCGCGGCCAGGCCAAGACGCGCATCCTGCGCTCCCTGGTACGGTTTCTGGACCAGCGCATACCCGCCATCGAAGGTTCCGACCTGAACGAGAATCCGTTTCGGCCGATTACCTCCCAGGGCCGCCAGATCGTCGCCGAGCACGGCGACGACACGCCGATCCGCTGGATCGAGCCGGAGGAGCGCTACCAGGAAAAGCTCGCCACCCCGGACGTGACCATCGCCGACCTGATCGGCGACGTCGATCCGATCAAGGCGGCCACGCAGCGCCTCTCCTACGCCGACCAGGGCGTGATCCACTACGGCATCGTGCCGCGCACCAACCGCGGCATCTTCGCCATCAACGAGGTGCCCGACCTGCCGCCGCGCATCCAGGTGGGGCTGCTCAACATCCTCGAAGAGAAGGATTTCCAGATCCGCGGCTTCCCGCTGCGCATCCCGCTCGACATCTGCATGGTGTTCTCCGCCAACCCCGAGGACTACACCAACCGCGGCAACATCATCTCGCCGCTCAAGGACCGCATCGACTCGCAGATCATCACCCACTACCCGGCCGACATGGAGCACGCCCTGGCGATTACCCGGCAGGAGGCGTGGGAGAGCCGCAACGGCAGCGCCCGCATCGAGATTCCGGAGTACTTTCGGGAGTTGATCGAGGACGTGGCGTTCGAGGCGCGTGGCAGCGAGTTTGTCGACCAGAAGTCGGGCGTATCGGCGCGCATGACCATCGCGTTGCTGGAGAACGTGGTGTCCAACGTCGAGCGGCGCTGCCTGCGGCACGGCGAGAGCGTGGCCTATCCGCGGTTGTCGGACCTGCACATGGCCCTGCCCGCGATCACCGGCAAGCTGGAGCTGGTCTACGAGGGCGAGCAGGAGGGGCCGGCGCTGGTGGCGCGCAAGATCATCGGGCAGGCGGTGCGGCGCACCTTCCGGCGCTACTTTCCCAAGCCGGACGTGAAGGTGCGCGACGGCAAGGAGGGCAAGTCGGGCGAGGAAGAGTCGGACGGTTCTTCGACCTACGCGCCGATCGTGAAGTGGTTCTCGGACGGCAACACCGTGGAGACCGCCGACGAGCTCGGGTACGCCGACTACGCCCAGCGCCTGGCTCAGGTCGACGGGTTGCGCGACCTGGCGGTTGCCGGGTTGAAGATCGGCGCCGCCGAGGAGGCCGGACTGGCGATGGAACTGGTCCTGGAGGGGCTGCACCAGCACTCGATGATCTCCAAGCGCGACCTGGACAGCACCACCTCCTACCGCGACATGCTGAAGGCGATGTTCGACCAGATGAGCGACGAGGACCGCGACTGA
- the cysK gene encoding cysteine synthase A yields MAHIHRDNSLAIGGTPLVQLNRITDGARARILAKIEGRNPAYSVKCRIGAAMVWDAEERGVLRPGVELVEPTSGNTGIALAFVAAARGYPLTLTMPDNMSEERRRILRAFGARLILTDAYDGMEGAVVRAEQMVATDPERYLLLQQFKNPANPAIHERTTGPEIWHDTGGDVDCLVAGVGTGGTITGVSRYIKQACGKPIVSVAVEPDDSQVISQTLGRRDLEPRVHKIQGIGAGFVPDILDLEMLDRVETVSDDEAMDFARRLALEEGILAGISCGAATAVAVRLGHEPEFAGRTIVVVLPDSGERYLSSSLYAGVLAD; encoded by the coding sequence ATGGCACACATTCACCGCGACAACAGCTTGGCAATCGGCGGCACCCCCCTGGTGCAGCTCAATCGCATCACCGACGGCGCGCGGGCGCGCATCCTGGCCAAGATCGAGGGCCGCAACCCGGCTTACTCGGTGAAGTGCCGCATCGGTGCGGCAATGGTGTGGGACGCCGAGGAGCGCGGCGTGCTGCGCCCCGGCGTGGAGCTGGTGGAGCCGACCAGCGGCAACACCGGCATCGCGCTGGCGTTCGTGGCCGCCGCGCGCGGCTACCCGCTCACCCTCACCATGCCCGACAACATGAGCGAGGAGCGGCGCCGCATCCTGCGGGCGTTCGGCGCCCGGCTGATCCTGACCGACGCCTACGACGGCATGGAGGGCGCGGTGGTGCGCGCCGAGCAGATGGTCGCCACCGACCCGGAACGCTACCTGCTGCTGCAGCAGTTCAAGAACCCGGCCAACCCGGCGATCCACGAGCGCACCACCGGTCCCGAGATCTGGCACGACACCGGCGGTGACGTCGACTGCCTGGTGGCCGGCGTGGGCACCGGCGGCACCATCACCGGTGTGTCGCGCTACATAAAGCAGGCGTGCGGCAAGCCGATCGTGTCGGTGGCGGTGGAGCCGGACGACAGCCAGGTGATCAGCCAGACGCTCGGCAGGCGCGACCTGGAACCGCGCGTGCACAAGATCCAGGGCATCGGCGCCGGCTTCGTGCCGGACATCCTGGACCTGGAAATGCTCGACCGCGTGGAAACGGTGAGCGACGACGAGGCGATGGACTTCGCCCGCCGGTTGGCGCTGGAGGAGGGCATCCTGGCCGGCATCTCGTGCGGCGCGGCGACCGCGGTGGCGGTGCGGCTCGGTCACGAGCCGGAGTTCGCCGGGCGTACCATCGTGGTGGTGCTGCCCGACTCCGGCGAGCGCTACCTGTCCAGCTCCCTGTACGCCGGTGTCCTCGCCGACTGA
- a CDS encoding tRNA (cytidine(34)-2'-O)-methyltransferase, whose protein sequence is MAVSGRDGAILHVVLYQPQIPQNTGNIARTCAAVGAALHLVEPLGFAVTDSAVRRAGLDYWSEVRVRTHAGLEPVLAAAGAAGEQLVLLSTHGTRPYTRFRYRHGCYLLFGNETADLRARHRSATARIPMRPGLRSLNLANSVAVVVYEALRQLAPPHLS, encoded by the coding sequence GTGGCGGTCAGCGGAAGGGACGGCGCGATTCTTCACGTTGTACTCTACCAGCCGCAGATTCCGCAGAACACCGGCAACATCGCCCGCACCTGCGCCGCGGTGGGCGCCGCGCTGCACCTGGTGGAGCCGCTCGGCTTCGCCGTGACCGACAGCGCCGTGCGCCGCGCCGGCCTCGACTACTGGTCCGAGGTCAGGGTGCGCACCCACGCCGGCCTGGAGCCGGTGCTGGCCGCCGCCGGCGCCGCGGGCGAACAACTCGTGCTGCTCTCCACCCACGGCACGAGGCCCTACACGCGGTTCCGTTACCGGCACGGCTGCTACCTGCTGTTCGGCAACGAAACCGCCGACCTGCGCGCCCGCCACCGGTCCGCCACCGCCCGCATCCCGATGCGCCCCGGCCTGCGCTCCCTCAACCTCGCCAACTCGGTCGCGGTCGTGGTCTACGAAGCCCTCCGCCAACTCGCCCCGCCCCACCTGTCCTGA
- a CDS encoding ATP-binding protein, which produces MVHRTHWISAIERLWEEKSVVWLRGVRRAGKTFLCQSLPNVEYFDCELPSARRELSDPERFLHNVRGRRVVLDEIHRLPDPSELLKIAADYHPTTRIVATGSSSLGASHRFRDTLTDRKRDLWLTPMLLQDEREFGQRGLDHRFRYGGLPPFYLSDSPPEHGFQEWIDSFWARDIQEHFRLRQRSSFLRFLELLFAVSGGIYEATRFATQCEISRNLVREYLQVLEETMVVTVVRPLSTRRTTEVVAAPKVYGFDTGFVSHFKGWARLHAEDRGLLWEHYVLNEYLGRTGSRRVFYWRDRRGHETDFVFATQNRPPVAVECKWRAEGFNPRNTLAFRTQYPEGPNYVVTADPGRSDVRDYNGVNVRFVGLAELLPSITADPYAGFA; this is translated from the coding sequence ATGGTTCATCGCACCCACTGGATATCAGCCATCGAGCGGCTCTGGGAGGAGAAGTCAGTCGTGTGGTTGAGAGGCGTACGGCGCGCCGGCAAGACGTTCCTGTGCCAGTCTCTCCCAAACGTCGAGTATTTCGACTGCGAGCTCCCAAGTGCGCGTCGCGAACTGAGCGACCCGGAGCGCTTCCTGCACAACGTGCGAGGGCGCCGCGTGGTTCTCGACGAGATCCACCGTCTCCCCGATCCGTCCGAATTGCTGAAGATCGCCGCGGACTACCACCCGACCACCCGCATCGTAGCGACCGGATCGTCGTCCCTCGGGGCTTCGCACCGATTTCGCGACACTCTCACGGATCGCAAGCGCGACCTGTGGCTGACGCCGATGCTCCTTCAGGATGAACGCGAATTCGGTCAACGTGGTCTCGATCATCGGTTCCGATACGGCGGGCTCCCACCATTCTATCTCTCCGACAGCCCTCCGGAGCACGGCTTCCAAGAATGGATCGACTCCTTCTGGGCGCGCGACATCCAGGAACACTTCCGACTCCGGCAGCGTTCGTCGTTCTTGCGCTTCCTGGAGCTGCTGTTTGCTGTCAGCGGCGGCATTTACGAAGCCACTCGGTTCGCCACGCAGTGCGAGATCAGCCGCAACCTAGTGCGCGAGTATCTGCAAGTACTGGAGGAGACCATGGTGGTCACCGTCGTACGTCCGTTGAGCACGCGCCGAACCACGGAAGTCGTGGCAGCACCGAAAGTATATGGATTCGATACGGGGTTCGTCTCTCACTTCAAGGGATGGGCCCGACTGCACGCCGAGGATCGTGGACTACTCTGGGAGCACTATGTGCTCAACGAGTACCTTGGGAGGACGGGCAGCAGACGAGTATTCTATTGGCGAGACCGGCGCGGCCATGAGACTGACTTCGTATTCGCCACCCAAAACCGGCCACCAGTGGCCGTAGAGTGCAAATGGCGGGCCGAGGGCTTCAATCCTCGAAATACCCTCGCGTTCCGTACCCAATATCCGGAGGGTCCGAACTATGTGGTAACGGCTGATCCCGGCCGCTCCGACGTACGCGACTACAACGGCGTCAACGTACGGTTTGTAGGCCTCGCCGAGCTTTTGCCTTCGATAACCGCCGATCCATATGCCGGTTTCGCTTAA